The following are from one region of the Nicotiana tomentosiformis chromosome 7, ASM39032v3, whole genome shotgun sequence genome:
- the LOC138896072 gene encoding uncharacterized protein, with the protein MEDLKINRITYSPYHPSANGQAESTNKVIIQNIKKSLEAAKVKWTEELPGVLWAYRTTTKSIMGKTPFSLVYGAEALIPVEVNEEANNEALLVRLDLLDEHRLKSKGWKDIIIGGSISATSKVGDLVLRKVTQSTREVNAGMLGPIWEGPYRVSAITGKGSYALGN; encoded by the coding sequence atggaagatttgaaaatcaaTAGGATTACCTATTCACCGTACCATCCAAGTGCtaacggacaagcagaatcaaCCAATAAGGTGATTATCCAAAACATTAAAAAGAGTTTAGAAGCTGCTAAAGTTAAATGGACCGAAGAGCTACCAGGTGTACTATGGGCATACCGGACAACGACGAAGTCGATCATGGGAAAAacacctttctctctcgtataTGGCGCAGAAGCTCTGATACCGGTGGAAGTAAACGAAGAAGCAAACAATGAGGCGTTGTTGGTAAGGCTGGACTTGTTAGACGAGCATAGGCTCAAAAGCAAAGgatggaaagatattataatcggaGGGTCAATCTCCGCTACTTCAAAAGTAGGAGACTTAGTTTTGAGAAAGGTGACTCAGAGCACTAGGGAAGTCAACGCCGGAATGCTAGGTCCAATATGGGAAGGTCCTTACCGAGTTTCAGCTATTACTGGTAAAGGGTCGTACGCGTTGGGGAATTAA